GAACGAAGCTAGTCTTGGCAGTCGACGAACTGGTAGCTGACGGTGAGCTGCCCGGTGACGGCGCCATGGCCGTCGGTGTCGAGCTGGTTGAACACGAAGGGGTCCAGCCCGAGCCCGCCGAAGGAGCACCGGTCGAGGACCCGCACCGTCGCCTGCGCCCCCGTCGCCGCGTTCGCCACCATCAGGCAGCGGCCGCAGGACGCCTCGCCGCGCGGCCCTGCCGGCCCGCAGAACGCCGCCCAGCCGTAGCGCTGCCGCCACGCCAGCGGCATGTCGGCGTCCCACGTCGCGCAGTAGGCGCA
This genomic interval from Panicum virgatum strain AP13 chromosome 8K, P.virgatum_v5, whole genome shotgun sequence contains the following:
- the LOC120645783 gene encoding pathogenesis-related protein PR-4-like; the encoded protein is MENVSKRTTPAAAAAALALALLVACAWAARGAAAQRASGVTAVRNSYAASLANWDLRAVCAYCATWDADMPLAWRQRYGWAAFCGPAGPRGEASCGRCLMVANAATGAQATVRVLDRCSFGGLGLDPFVFNQLDTDGHGAVTGQLTVSYQFVDCQD